The following are encoded together in the Acidobacteriota bacterium genome:
- a CDS encoding succinate dehydrogenase — MQAIPVSGVRRGFGQTARRDRWWTTPALIFVGFSLFIVYATWAAFQNAHYTWGPYLSPFYSPEIFGASSHAWFGPKPDWWPGLLPFSPALIILPFPGLFRFTCYYYRGAYYKSFWADPPACAVGEPRKGYRGEHSFPLILQNVHRYFMWVAIVFIALLAWDVWLAMWFTDPATGQVHFGMGVGTLILAVNVVLLACYTWGCHVLRHVVGGRLNEVSKSPVCDFAYECVSSLNGRHQLFAWCSLFSVMSSDLYVRLCSMGVITDLRIF, encoded by the coding sequence ATGCAGGCAATTCCGGTGTCCGGGGTCAGGCGCGGGTTCGGTCAGACGGCGAGGCGCGATCGCTGGTGGACCACTCCAGCACTCATCTTTGTCGGGTTCTCGCTGTTCATCGTGTATGCCACGTGGGCCGCATTCCAGAACGCGCACTACACGTGGGGCCCCTACCTCTCGCCGTTTTATTCGCCTGAAATTTTTGGCGCCTCGTCGCATGCCTGGTTCGGGCCCAAACCCGACTGGTGGCCCGGGTTGCTGCCGTTTTCGCCGGCGCTGATCATCCTGCCGTTTCCCGGCCTGTTCCGGTTCACGTGTTATTACTACCGCGGCGCCTATTACAAATCCTTCTGGGCCGACCCGCCCGCGTGCGCAGTGGGCGAGCCGCGCAAAGGGTACCGCGGCGAACATAGCTTTCCGCTGATCCTCCAGAACGTCCACCGCTACTTCATGTGGGTGGCCATCGTGTTCATCGCGTTGCTCGCGTGGGATGTGTGGCTGGCGATGTGGTTCACAGACCCCGCGACCGGGCAGGTGCACTTCGGCATGGGCGTGGGCACGCTCATCCTCGCCGTCAACGTTGTGTTGCTGGCCTGCTACACCTGGGGCTGTCACGTCTTGCGTCATGTCGTAGGCGGCCGGCTCAACGAAGTGTCCAAGTCCCCGGTCTGCGACTTTGCGTACGAGTGCGTCAGCAGCCTCAACGGACGGCATCAGCTCTTCGCCTGGTGCAGCCTGTTTTCGGTGATGTCCTCGGACCTGTATGTGCGCCTGTGCTCGATGGGCGTCATCACCGATCTGAGGATCTTCTGA
- the rsmH gene encoding 16S rRNA (cytosine(1402)-N(4))-methyltransferase RsmH: MRRWRERWPGQAFCNSTAGFADVHDRPDGAPGAHQAAAVFRKNPRRFQDKCKELNPDRYGPEIDKVLASGKTPAGMHRPIMVDEVLACLRPVAGDVAVDCTLGGGGHTRALLGRVLPGGRVIGLDVDPIELPRTEGRLRSEGFGPESFVAHQGNFAGVHKALAAEGHAAANIIFADLGVSSMQLDNPGRGFSHKESGPLDMRMNPSRGVTAAQLIERLSEDALATLLEENADEPHAALIAGILKGPTPGPLDSGTPTMLTTNAVNDLVRQALLSAFPRLTPADATLSVRRTFQALRIAVNDEFAALDALLRSLPQCLAPGGRVAILTFHSGEDRRVKKAFQAGLRDGVYATVADEVIRATPEERRANPRASSAKLRWAVRS, from the coding sequence TTGCGGCGGTGGAGAGAGCGATGGCCGGGCCAGGCCTTCTGCAACAGTACCGCCGGATTCGCTGACGTCCATGACAGACCCGACGGGGCCCCCGGCGCGCACCAGGCGGCCGCGGTATTCCGGAAAAATCCACGGCGGTTTCAGGACAAATGCAAAGAGCTGAATCCCGATCGTTACGGCCCAGAGATCGACAAGGTGCTGGCCTCCGGCAAGACGCCGGCCGGCATGCATCGACCGATCATGGTGGACGAGGTGCTGGCCTGCCTTCGCCCTGTGGCCGGTGACGTGGCCGTGGACTGCACACTGGGCGGCGGAGGGCATACGCGCGCGTTGCTCGGTCGCGTGTTGCCGGGTGGCCGCGTGATTGGCCTTGACGTCGATCCAATCGAGCTGCCGCGCACCGAGGGTCGCCTGCGGAGCGAAGGGTTCGGTCCCGAGTCGTTTGTCGCGCACCAGGGAAACTTCGCCGGTGTGCACAAGGCTCTGGCCGCAGAGGGACATGCGGCCGCGAACATCATCTTTGCGGACCTCGGCGTCTCCTCAATGCAGCTCGACAACCCCGGTCGTGGCTTCAGTCACAAGGAGTCGGGTCCCCTCGACATGCGCATGAATCCTTCTCGTGGCGTGACGGCCGCGCAGCTGATCGAGCGACTGTCCGAAGACGCGCTCGCGACATTGCTTGAGGAGAACGCTGACGAACCGCACGCCGCCCTCATCGCCGGCATATTGAAGGGACCGACCCCTGGACCCCTGGACTCCGGGACCCCGACGATGCTCACGACCAACGCGGTCAATGACCTGGTGCGTCAGGCACTCTTGTCCGCGTTCCCTCGTCTCACACCGGCTGACGCGACGCTCTCGGTCCGCCGAACCTTTCAGGCGTTGCGCATCGCGGTGAACGACGAATTCGCCGCACTCGACGCGCTGTTGCGGTCATTGCCGCAGTGTCTGGCGCCGGGTGGCCGTGTGGCGATCCTGACGTTTCATTCGGGTGAAGACCGTCGCGTGAAGAAGGCGTTCCAGGCGGGCCTGCGCGACGGCGTGTATGCGACGGTGGCTGATGAAGTCATTCGCGCGACGCCGGAGGAGCGCCGCGCCAACCCGCGCGCCTCGTCGGCGAAATTGCGCTGGGCGGTTCGGAGCTGA
- a CDS encoding aminopeptidase P family protein: MRWQKIVGGLMVMAIGAGVAVPVGHAQAGRAFTTNFTLAEFAARRARVYDAIGPQGLALIQGLPSVHSSAIFRQSNEFYYLSGVVTPQAILLMDGTTRRSILYLPKQNVSRAAVEGDLLSSDDPAATARITGVDEVRSPEELEADLSARAGATTMYVPFAPTEGASESPDGARRRTADAAADPWDRRISREAHLRALLAARAPRLEIKDLSPILNTMREIKSPAEIALITRATKIGGEAIIESMRSTVPGLAEYEIDALAQFIFVRHGAQGEAYRAIVASGPAAMNAHHRAGEKIMTAGELVLMDYCPDLGYYRCDVTRQWPVNGRFSPDQRDLYGFYLGIYEAVLGAIKPGLRSQQVLQAALPKMDAILRAAKFSKDIYTDAATRFVERYRTSAERGGGLGHAVGMATHDFGGGTGLMRPGMVFTIEPALTIPEEQIYIRLEDMIVITERGATVLSDFVPRSIAAVERAMAGPGLLQQYRRIR; the protein is encoded by the coding sequence GTTCACCACTAACTTCACGCTGGCCGAGTTTGCAGCGCGCCGCGCCCGAGTCTACGACGCGATAGGTCCGCAGGGCCTCGCCCTGATTCAGGGACTCCCCAGCGTGCATTCGTCGGCCATCTTCCGGCAATCCAACGAGTTCTACTACCTGTCCGGCGTCGTGACGCCGCAGGCCATTCTGCTGATGGACGGCACCACCAGGCGCAGCATCTTGTATCTGCCGAAGCAGAACGTGAGCCGGGCCGCGGTCGAAGGCGATCTGCTGTCGTCGGATGACCCGGCGGCCACCGCCCGGATTACAGGCGTGGACGAGGTGCGGTCACCTGAAGAGCTTGAAGCGGATTTGAGCGCGCGTGCCGGGGCGACAACGATGTATGTGCCGTTTGCGCCCACTGAAGGCGCGAGTGAGAGCCCCGATGGCGCGCGGCGCCGCACCGCAGATGCCGCAGCGGATCCGTGGGACCGGCGAATCAGCCGCGAAGCCCACCTGCGTGCGTTATTGGCCGCCCGAGCCCCGCGCCTTGAGATCAAAGATCTCTCACCCATCCTCAACACGATGCGCGAGATCAAAAGCCCGGCCGAGATCGCGCTCATCACGCGCGCAACCAAGATCGGTGGCGAAGCCATTATCGAGAGCATGCGCAGCACCGTGCCCGGCCTGGCCGAGTACGAAATTGACGCACTCGCGCAGTTCATCTTTGTGCGCCACGGCGCCCAGGGCGAGGCCTACCGTGCCATCGTGGCCAGCGGCCCGGCGGCGATGAACGCGCACCATCGGGCCGGAGAGAAGATCATGACGGCCGGTGAGCTGGTGCTGATGGACTACTGTCCCGACCTCGGCTATTACCGCTGCGACGTCACGCGCCAGTGGCCGGTCAACGGCAGGTTCAGCCCGGATCAGCGTGACCTGTATGGCTTCTATCTCGGCATCTACGAAGCCGTCCTCGGCGCCATCAAGCCGGGATTGAGATCGCAGCAGGTGCTGCAGGCGGCGTTGCCCAAGATGGACGCCATCCTGAGAGCCGCGAAGTTTTCGAAGGATATCTACACAGACGCCGCCACGCGGTTTGTCGAGCGGTATCGCACGTCTGCCGAGCGCGGTGGAGGCCTGGGTCACGCGGTGGGCATGGCCACGCATGATTTCGGAGGCGGCACCGGTCTCATGCGGCCGGGCATGGTGTTTACGATCGAGCCGGCGCTCACCATCCCCGAAGAGCAGATCTACATCCGTCTTGAAGACATGATTGTCATCACTGAGAGGGGCGCGACGGTTCTTTCGGATTTTGTACCGCGCAGCATTGCGGCGGTGGAGAGAGCGATGGCCGGGCCAGGCCTTCTGCAACAGTACCGCCGGATTCGCTGA